Genomic window (Streptomyces liliiviolaceus):
TCGCCGCGCTCCAGCTCAACGGTCGTGCCCCGTGGAGCGCGGTGGCGCGGTGGGTGGACGCCAGTGAGACGACCGCCCAGCGGCGCTACCGGGCCCTGCGCGAGCGCGGGCTGCTGCGGGTCGTCGGGACCATGGAGCTGGACCGGACGCGGGAGGGATCCTCCATGCTCGTCCGGGTGCAGGCCAGGCCCGGACGTGGGCTGGAGGTCGCGGACCGGCTCACCGACAGTCCGGACGTGCGGTTCGTGGCCGTCGTCACCGGCGCCGCCGACCTCATCGTCGACTTCGTGGCCCGCGACAACGAGGAGATGATGCGGATCCTGTTCACCGACCTGCCCGCGGCCGACCTCATCACCAGCACCGAGGCCGTACCGGTCATCCGCGCGTTCACCTCGGCGTCCATGTGGGACACCGGACTGCTGCCCGCCGAGGCCGCCGCCGGCCTGCGGCCCGATTCCCTGGCGTCGTCCTGCGACCGCGCCGACTGGGACGTCACACCACAGGCGCTCACCACCCTGGAGCAGGCGG
Coding sequences:
- a CDS encoding Lrp/AsnC family transcriptional regulator translates to MNHRAPVDTIDDLDRRIIAALQLNGRAPWSAVARWVDASETTAQRRYRALRERGLLRVVGTMELDRTREGSSMLVRVQARPGRGLEVADRLTDSPDVRFVAVVTGAADLIVDFVARDNEEMMRILFTDLPAADLITSTEAVPVIRAFTSASMWDTGLLPAEAAAGLRPDSLASSCDRADWDVTPQALTTLEQAVVAALKEDGRTPVSTLARNLEHTESSVARAMDRLIARGILQFRTLVEPALIGYDAEFMVWLSIEPDRLDAAGRQLAGHPGTKFLGAATGRFNLVGHMVLPRRADLFRYTSDVIGALPGLLASDVTLHLVTMKYSWHRMVRPAA